The proteins below are encoded in one region of Xenopus laevis strain J_2021 chromosome 8L, Xenopus_laevis_v10.1, whole genome shotgun sequence:
- the LOC108698184 gene encoding DNL-type zinc finger protein-like, which yields MEVAESAGDVVYNPATVCSTRSNKSISEVSYHKGVVIIISHNLTWKRRNMEEILVEREQRLVGVDSVEILLRSSGESAVAQDGDKTRETEPADNPILS from the exons ATGGAAGTTGCAGAGAGCGCCGGTGATGTTGTTTATAACCCGGCGACT GTCTGCTCCACCCGCTCCAACAAATCCATCTCCGAAGTTTCCTATCACAAGGGAGTGGTGATCATCATCTCCCATAATCTGACCTGGAAAAG AAGGAACATGGAGGAGATTCTGGTGGAGCGGGAGCAGCGATTGGTCGGAGTCGATTCCGTGGAAATTCTGCTCCGAAGCTCCGGGGAGTCGGCAGTGGCCCAGGACGGAGACAAAACCCGGGAGACGGAACCTGCAGATAATCCAATTCTCTCCTGA